DNA from Thermodesulfovibrionales bacterium:
AGCGCCCCTCCGGATCGAAAGGGCTTCGCTCTTTCCGCCGTGCTATAATTACGACGGCATGTCTCTGAGACTCATCATCTTCGACCTCGACGGCACGCTCATAGATTCGAGCGTCGACATCACAAACGCGCTGAATCACAGCCTCGTGCCTTACGGGTTCCAACCCCTGACGGTAGCCGATACGATTACAATGGTCGGCGAGGGGCTGACGAGACTCATCGATAGAATCGTCGGTGAGGGAGACGCGGCTCTCAAGGCGGATGTGCTCCAACGGTTTCTCGGGTACTACGAAGACCATATCCTCGACAACACGAGGGAATACCCGGGGGTGAAGGAGACGCTCGAAAGGCTCCATGCCGCGAACTATAGAAAGGCGGTCATATCGAACAAGCGTGAATCCCTCTCGAGGATGGTCCTGAGCGGCCTCGGACTCTTGCCCTTTTTCGAGATGATCGTCGGCAGCGATACGACTCCGGAAAGGAAACCATCGCCGGTGCCTGTCCTGAGGGTGCTCGCGGACCTGCGGGTCCGGCCGCAGGACGCCCTTATCGTGGGAGACAGCAATTACGACGTCGACGCGGGGAAGGCTGCCGGCATCGCCACGGTGGCGGTCACCTATGGCTACAGACCGAGGGAGGCGATCGCTCATGCCGACTACCTCATC
Protein-coding regions in this window:
- a CDS encoding HAD-IA family hydrolase, which produces MSLRLIIFDLDGTLIDSSVDITNALNHSLVPYGFQPLTVADTITMVGEGLTRLIDRIVGEGDAALKADVLQRFLGYYEDHILDNTREYPGVKETLERLHAANYRKAVISNKRESLSRMVLSGLGLLPFFEMIVGSDTTPERKPSPVPVLRVLADLRVRPQDALIVGDSNYDVDAGKAAGIATVAVTYGYRPREAIAHADYLIDRMVDLIPLVEKIDDSGRSLSGESFS